The following coding sequences are from one Brienomyrus brachyistius isolate T26 chromosome 15, BBRACH_0.4, whole genome shotgun sequence window:
- the LOC125709184 gene encoding DET1- and DDB1-associated protein 1-like, with translation MADFLKGLPVYNKNNFSRFHADSVCRAWNRRPSVYIPTCECPSEQIIVTEKTNILLRYLNRQWDKKNAVKKREQEQEEGENPTPPRKIARTDSQEINDDT, from the exons GCAGACTTTCTGAAAGGACTTCCTGTCTACAACAAGAACAATTTCAGCAGATTTCATGCAGATTCTGTCTGCAGAGCTTGG AATAGGAGGCCATCAGTGTACATTCCTACCTGCGAATGCCCTTCTGAACAGA TCATTGTTACAGAGAAAACCAACATTCTCCTCCGCTACTTGAATCGGCAGTGGGACAAAAAA AATGCAGTGAAGAAGAGGGAACAGGAGCAAGAGGAAGGCGAGAATCCAACCCCCCCTCGGAAAATCGCCAGAACAGACAGTCAGGAAATTAATGACGACACCTAA